The following DNA comes from Erigeron canadensis isolate Cc75 chromosome 3, C_canadensis_v1, whole genome shotgun sequence.
AGTGATGGAATCTCAAGATTTATGTTTGGTCTaaattatgaagaaaaaaaaaagtaatcacCAATACAGAATCATAAATTTAACTTCCAAAAAGGTTCATCGGAGGATATCTACTTGACTGAACAATACAAGTAAACTTAAAGGACTAGAGTTAACACAGAAATATGTGGAAGTCGGATAACAACGACTTGTTTATTGTGTACTGGCCAAAACGAGTCGCGTTGACCCAAAAcattaagaatttttttatataattagtatttggAATTTGGATAATCTAACTTTTTTACAAAAGTGATTTGGGAGATTGTACTTTAAGTGACCTTCTTTGGCCAATTTGCGCATTTGGCCTGTTTCAGTTCTAAACTATGTCATTTTTATGTTACCCATTAAACCTGTTAGAggtaaaacataacccaaattgaCCAATTCTTTGTAATAGGCCCTAGTTACCACCTAAAGACACATATATTCAAAGAAAAGGTACTCAAGGCATTAGCAAGGCTCATGAAACACTTGCCTGGTCTGTAAACCTTCTTTGTTCCCTCCGTCTCCAATCGTCACATGGACAGCACCACATGGGTCAGATTTTCCATTATACACGCGTttctgaaagaaaaaaaaaactgcatGAAGTTCAGAGTTCAAATGTTAAAATGTATGAAACTAGCACAAGATGTTAAGGATACCGTGCGTTCATAAGCATGCACATGGCCAGCAAAGACCATATCAACACCAGCAGCATGAAGTAACGGCTCCATCACTTCCATCATCTTGTCTCCTTCACCTTGATGTGCATAATTACTGTTATACCACGGGACATGAAATAATGCAAGTAACCAAGGTGTCTTTTCACGGTCTACTGTGGAGAGATCTGCCTGTTGCCCGAGATtgaataaaaaattagaatGAAATATCAAAACATGAAAACCTCGTCTAAGAAGTTTAATTCAATCAGATAAAAATGGATTTAAAGCAGTTTTCCATATAAGGTTACAATTACTTAATATCATCCTCAAAAAGGTTATAGAATAATAAATCCTATTCTTTATCAAAATAGAAACAAACATACCTTTAACCAATCATATTGTTCAGAGTTCTCATCATAATCTGTATAGGAACCAAGCATGACAATATGAGCCCCTGCAACTTCAAATGAATAATAGAGATTTGATGTTGATCCACTTTCTTCATAAGGCATTTTCCATCTAGCATTATATGCTGCAAATCCATCCTTTAAAAATGGTATGTTCTCCTTTTCATGATTCCCTTGAGTTACCATCCATGGCCTTGCACTTGCTAGTGGCTGTACCAGGTTCCCAAATGTATCCCACCTACGTTGTATGTAATCAGCGTAAGAAAGGTCACCAGGGAGCAAATGCAAATCATATTGACATTGGTCAATGTGGTCCAAAGTTGACTTTGTCCAGCCAGTTTGACCTAAATCACCAGCCACGGCTAATGTAACTGGAAACTCTGATGGCGGGGTTTTAAAACTGAGCTCGGGTCCTTGACCACCACATTTATAGTAGTAAACAGTGTCGTGTTCTAATGGACCGATAACAGTATGGTGGATTGTCCCTGAGCTATATAAAAAATAGCTATAAGAGGTAGTATCTCCATGACCCTTAAAGCTGTATTTTCCAGGTGATGTTCCATATTCAACAAGTGAAGGAGAAGATGAATCACTAGTGATCCATGTAACACGAATGTGTTTATCCCCTGCCAAGGAAATATGCACCTGCATTTACTATATTTGTCAGTCCTAGGCACTAATTCATGTAATAAAATTAGGCTAGGTTGAAAGATACCAGTGACATTTTTTGCAGAAAAAGTATATCGCAAAACCCTCAAACATATTGATTTGATACTTACTACAATGGAGTTGCATGCAACCTAAATGGAACATTTATAGACAGTGTCATAAAAACGGAGGACCAgcctaaattataaataaaggcTTTTTATTATAACGTGTCTATTCTATTGCATGACACCAACCAAAATATGTGTTGTAGG
Coding sequences within:
- the LOC122590738 gene encoding purple acid phosphatase 18, with the translated sequence MVRNINNKMKILLLLTAVVVMITAVTAEYVRPPARKTLHFPWDPKPSSEPQQVHISLAGDKHIRVTWITSDSSSPSLVEYGTSPGKYSFKGHGDTTSYSYFLYSSGTIHHTVIGPLEHDTVYYYKCGGQGPELSFKTPPSEFPVTLAVAGDLGQTGWTKSTLDHIDQCQYDLHLLPGDLSYADYIQRRWDTFGNLVQPLASARPWMVTQGNHEKENIPFLKDGFAAYNARWKMPYEESGSTSNLYYSFEVAGAHIVMLGSYTDYDENSEQYDWLKADLSTVDREKTPWLLALFHVPWYNSNYAHQGEGDKMMEVMEPLLHAAGVDMVFAGHVHAYERTKRVYNGKSDPCGAVHVTIGDGGNKEGLQTRYKDPSPEWSVFREASFGHGELKIVNSSHAYWSWHRNDDDEPVRSDDVWITSLMSSGCDTDKRKRI